Proteins encoded in a region of the Megalopta genalis isolate 19385.01 unplaced genomic scaffold, iyMegGena1_principal scaffold0101, whole genome shotgun sequence genome:
- the LOC143262248 gene encoding uncharacterized protein LOC143262248, whose product MITALPVPSLKVFHKTYYQEKESRVTSSQPGPPEYYFCGKVNALHVVVGSLLLGAVVLVVGLVQLAPGAEAAQNSTSLIVAGCILLSVGVFLATVRALCIKRQKSGHKDETHQRSVTSIDMLLAQLRDFTVLTPDELEDLVGRSTSALESKIRKQGHNTKVLSASRKAHPSSPPCSNTPSSSTSPGTSSSILYTHRYDSREHSLV is encoded by the exons ATGATCACGGCGTTGCCAGTGCCCTCGCTGAAAGTCTTCCACAAAACTTACTACCAGGAAAAGGAGTCCAGAGTGACGAGCAGTCAACCTGGACCGCCGGAATACTACTTCTGTGGCAAG GTAAACGCGTTGCACGTGGTGGTCGGCTCCCTCCTCCTAGGCGCCGTGGTCCTAGTAGTGGGCCTGGTGCAGCTGGCGCCAGGAGCGGAAGCGGCGCAGAACTCCACGTCCCTAATCGTAGCAGGTTGCATTCTATTGTCGGTAGGCGTGTTCCTAGCGACAGTTAGAGCCTTGTGCATCAAGAGGCAGAAATCCGGTCACAAGGACGAGACCCACCAGCGAAGCGTCACCAGTATAGACATGCTGTTGGCGCAGCTCAG AGACTTCACCGTGTTGACGCCGGACGAGTTGGAGGACCTGGTCGGCCGGTCGACCTCCGCTCTGGAGAGCAAGATCCGCAAGCAGGGCCACAACACCAAGGTGTTGTCGGCCTCGAGGAAGGCCCATCCGTCATCGCCGCCGTGCTCGAACACACCGTCATCGTCGACGTCGCCAGGGACTAGCTCATCCATCCTCTACACGCATCGTTACGACTCTCGTGAACACAGTCTGGtttaa